The Tamandua tetradactyla isolate mTamTet1 chromosome 5, mTamTet1.pri, whole genome shotgun sequence genome window below encodes:
- the ASF1A gene encoding histone chaperone ASF1A: MAKVQVNNVVVLDNPSPFYNPFQFEITFECIEDLSEDLEWKIIYVGSAESEEYDQVLDSVLVGPVPAGRHMFVFQADAPNPGLIPDADAVGVTVVLITCTYRGQEFIRVGYYVNNEYTETELRENPPVKPDFSKLQRNILASNPRVTRFHINWEDNTEKLEDAESSNPNLQSLLSTDALPSASKGWSTSENSLNVMLESHMDCM; the protein is encoded by the exons atggCAAAGGTTCAGGTGAACAATGTAGTGGTGCTGGATAACCCTTCTCCTTTCTACAACCCCTTCCAGTTCGAGATCACCTTCGAGTGCATCGAGGACCTGTCTGAAG ACTTGGAATGGAAAATTATCTATGTGGGCTCTGCAGAAAGTGAAGAATACGACCAAGTTTTAGACTCTGTTTTAGTGGGTCCTGTTCCTGCAGGAAGACATATGTTTGTATTTCAG gCTGATGCACCTAATCCAGGACTCATTCCAGATGCAGATGCAGTAGGTGTAACGGTTGTGCTAATCACATGCACCTATCGAGGTCAAGAATTTATTAGAGTCGGATATTATGTAAATAATGAATATACTGAGACAGAATTAAGGGAAAATCCACCAGTAAAACCAGACTTTTCTAAG CTTCAAAGGAATATTTTGGCATCTAATCCGAGGGTCACAAGATTCCATATTAATTGGGAAGATAACACAGAAAAACTGGAAGATGCAGAGAGCAGTAATCCAAATCTACAGTCACTTCTTTCAACAGATGCATTGCCTTCAGCATCAAAGGGATGGTCCACATCAGAAAACTCACTAAATGTCATGTTAGAATCCCACATGGACTGCATGTGA